A single Vigna radiata var. radiata cultivar VC1973A chromosome 8, Vradiata_ver6, whole genome shotgun sequence DNA region contains:
- the LOC106770809 gene encoding AT-hook motif nuclear-localized protein 20-like, with translation MDLSINERSFGREREREDEEEEDRDNGDEPKEGAVEVGTRRPRGRPPGSKNKPKPPIFVTRDSPNSLRSHVMEVAGGADVAESVAQFARRRQRGVCVLSGSGSVANVTLRQPAAPGAVVALHGRFEILSLSGAFLPGPAPPGATGLTVYLAGGQGQVVGGSVVGPLVAAGPVMIIAATFANATYERLPLEEEDEDGGGGGSVQGGSTLGGSPPGIGSSGGGGGGDGVSGGSHLPGGIPDPSSLPLYNLPPNLLSNGGGQVGHEAYAWAHGHGRPPF, from the coding sequence ATGGACCTTTCCATCAACGAGAGAAGCTTCggcagagaaagagaaagagaagatgaagaggaagaagatagaGACAACGGCGATGAACCCAAAGAGGGTGCTGTCGAGGTTGGAACTCGCAGGCCCAGAGGGAGACCACCGGGCTCCAAGAACAAGCCCAAACCACCAATCTTTGTCACCAGGGACAGCCCAAACTCCCTCAGAAGCCATGTCATGGAGGTTGCCGGTGGCGCAGACGTCGCCGAAAGCGTCGCCCAGTTCGCTCGCCGCCGCCAGCGTGGGGTGTGTGTCCTCAGTGGGAGCGGTTCTGTTGCCAACGTCACTCTCCGGCAACCGGCAGCGCCGGGAGCGGTTGTCGCACTGCATGGAAGGTTTGAGATTTTATCCCTAAGCGGAGCGTTTCTGCCTGGCCCTGCTCCGCCAGGTGCCACCGGACTCACTGTGTATCTGGCCGGAGGACAGGGCCAGGTTGTAGGAGGAAGCGTTGTTGGTCCTCTTGTGGCAGCTGGACCAGTGATGATTATAGCTGCAACTTTTGCTAATGCTACATATGAGAGGTTGCCACTTGAAGAGGAGGATGAAGAtggtggcggtggtggcagTGTCCAAGGAGGAAGTACTCTGGGAGGGTCTCCTCCTGGAATCGGTAGcagtggcggtggtggtggtggtgacggTGTGAGTGGTGGAAGCCACTTGCCCGGTGGGATTCCCGATCCTTCTTCTTTGCCTTTGTATAACCTTCCACCAAACCTTCTATCCAATGGAGGAGGCCAAGTGGGGCATGAGGCTTATGCTTGGGCACATGGCCATGGAAGACCACCTTTCTGA